A section of the Malania oleifera isolate guangnan ecotype guangnan chromosome 2, ASM2987363v1, whole genome shotgun sequence genome encodes:
- the LOC131149068 gene encoding protein trichome birefringence-like 16 yields MKGSFYGMRGTQLSLTLIALVCTTIFIWTWEKTPLLTSLLPPHSQILKLSSDVIMGAPSVSSRTTEPYAKNISKSTERVATNERKEEHFDASPAKSSHEEANNNSGLIATPALEKDIPASVPKEKPIHKQMPERIPSRQAEISIDDVAPISAVNTSSSVTKKDNKVITLAGDQACNYAKGKWVIDDNRPLYSGFGCKQWLSGMWACRLTQRTDFVYEKLRWQPQNCKMEDFRASKFLKRMQDKTLAFIGDSLGRQQFQSLMCMLTDGQERPDVKDVGIEYGLVKARGAVRPDGWAYRFPDTNTTILYYWSASLCDLQPLNITNPNTDYAMHLDRPPAFLHRFIHRFHVLVLNTGHHWNRGKLRANRWVMHVGGVPNTNRKIAEIGGAKNLTIYSIANWVNWQLPKYPGLTAFFRTISPRHFVNGDWNTGGSCDNTTPLSVGKELSQDESSDPIVAGAVKGTKVNLLDITALSQLRDEGHISRYSIRASTGMQDCLHWCLPGVPDTWNEILLAQI; encoded by the exons ATGAAAGGAAGCTTTTATGGGATGAGGGGTACACAACTTTCTCTTACCCTCATTGCTCTTGTTTGCACAACCATTTTTATTTGGACATGGGAGAAAACCCCACTTCTTACTTCCCTTCTCCCACCTCACAGTCAGATCTTAAAGTTGTCTTCAG ATGTGATTATGGGTGCTCCTTCAGTGAGCTCAAGAACCACAGAGCCATATGCAAAAAATATATCCAAGTCCACAGAAAGAGTGGCTACTAATGAACGAAAAGAAGAGCATTTTGATGCAAGTCCTGCAAAAAGCTCTCATGAAGAGGCCAATAATAACAGTGGTTTAATTGCAACCCCTGCTTTGGAGAAAG ATATTCCTGCAAGTGTCCCAAAGGAAAAACCAATACACAAGCAAATGCCAGAACGCATTCCTTCAAGACAAGCAGAAATAAGCATAGATGATGTAGCACCAATAAGTGCTGTAAATACAAGTTCTTCAGTAACTAAGAAAGATAATAAAGTTATCACGCTAGCGGGTGATCAAG CTTGCAACTATGCCAAAGGAAAATGGGTTATAGACGACAATCGGCCTTTGTACTCTGGGTTCGGCTGTAAGCAATGGCTGTCAGGGATGTGGGCTTGCCGATTGACTCAACGGACTGATTTTGTCTATGAGAAGCTGAGGTGGCAGCCACAAAATTGTAAAATGGAAGATTTTAGAGCATCAAAGTTCTTGAAAAG GATGCAAGACAAAACTCTAGCTTTCATTGGTGATTCACTAGGCCGACAGCAGTTCCAGTCTCTAATGTGCATGTTAACAGATGGCCAAGAAAGGCCTGATGTGAAGGATGTGGGAATCGAGTATGGTCTTGTCAAAGCTCGAGGTGCTGTACGCCCTGATGGGTGGGCTTATCGTTTCCCAGATACCAATACTACCATTCTCTATTATTGGTCAGCCAGCCTCTGTGACCTGCAGCCACTTAATATCACAAACCCTAACACTGATTATGCCATGCACCTGGATCGACCACCGGCGTTCCTGCACCGGTTCATTCACAGATTTCATGTCCTGGTTCTCAACACGGGCCACCATTGGAACCGAGGGAAGCTGAGGGCAAATCGGTGGGTGATGCATGTTGGGGGTGTTCCCAACACAAATAGGAAAATTGCAGAAATTGGAGGTGCGAAGAACTTAACAATCTATAGTATTGCCAACTGGGTAAATTGGCAACTTCCCAAGTATCCAGGCTTGACAGCTTTCTTTCGAACTATCTCACCTCGTCATTTTGTTAATGGGGATTGGAACACTGGAGGGAGCTGTGACAATACCACTCCTTTGTCCGTAGGGAAAGAGCTTTCCCAGGACGAGTCTAGTGATCCCATTGTTGCAGGGGCGGTGAAGGGAACCAAGGTTAATCTCCTGGACATAACAGCTCTATCCCAACTGCGTGATGAGGGTCATATTTCCCGATACAGCATCAGAGCATCCACAGGAATGCAGGATTGCTTGCATTGGTGCTTGCCCGGTGTTCCTGATACATGGAATGAAATCCTCCTTGCACAGATTTAG